Genomic window (Ananas comosus cultivar F153 linkage group 1, ASM154086v1, whole genome shotgun sequence):
TCGCAAATCAAAGGAATCCCCAAAAAGCTTTGAGGTACTTCGATCGGATTCATTTGCGCTGCACTTTGTTACAAATTGATGCTTTATGCGTCTTAGTCCACATCCTCGCGAGATCGGGGATGGTCTCTAGATCCCAGAAGCTTCTGCATCGCGCCATTTCGGGCGATTCGAGCCCTAATCCTTGCCTCATGGTCGATCGCATGGTCGCAGCTTCAAAATGGTGCGATTTTGATGCTATCTCATTCAATTACCTGATTGTGTCCTATGCTCGTGCTGGTAGAATAGAGAATGCCATTGaagcatttcgtcgaacacttGAAAATGGTATACTTGTTGATGTTAAAGCAAGAAATGATTTGTTAAAAGCTTTGCTGAGCTCCAATTCTAGTACGGTGGTTCGGGAATTTTACAGGGAGATGGAGGGAAATGGGTTGGAATTGGATGTTAGGGCATTTGATATAATGATGAATGCTTGTTTGAAAGATGGAAATCCCGACGAATCGGAAGTATACTTCAAGGAAATGGTTGATAGGGGATTGAAACCGGATTTGCTCACTTATACTACCATTATACGATCGGTTTGCAAGAAACCCGATTCGATGAAAGCTTGTGaacttttgaaaaatatgaAGGAATACGGATTGATTCCTTCTAAATTCGTGTATGATTTAGTAATTGGAGCTTGCGTTAAGGGAGGAAATATATCGGAGGCTTTAGATATAAAAGATGAGATGATTGCAAACGGCTTTGCGATGAATTTGGTTGTTGCAACTAGCTTGTTACAAGGATATTGTTCTCAAGGAGATCTAACTAGTGCTTTGAATCTCTTTTCTAATATCGTTGAGGACGGAATTACTCCAAACAATTACACATACTCCGTTCTCATCGAATGTTGTTATAAAATTGGGAACACCAACAAGGCTCATGAGCTTTATTGCGAAATGAGGCAAAAATACATCTTACCTAGTGTCTTCACCCTCAATCTAGTGATAAAGTGCTTCCTGAAGGATAACAAATGGAAAGAGGCATTGGATTTGTTCGACGAAGCGGTCGAGCTTGGTGTGCCCAATGTTCTCACTTATAATATTCTTCTAAATTGGTTCTCTCAAGCCGGTAGGGTCAAGGAAGCTCGTGAATTATGGGATAGAATGGATGAAATGGGAGTGAAACCGAGCGTTGCTTCTTACAATAGTATGTTATTAGGCCACTGCAAACAGGGGGACATGGATTTGGCTGCTACATTGTATACGGAAATGTCGAAAAGAGGCTTAAACCCTAATGTGGTCACCTTTACCACTTTGATGGATGGGTATATTAGAAGTAAGGATTTTGATAAGGCTCATGATCTTGTTGAGACAATGCGTAACTTGGGTATTACATGCAATGAGTACACATTCAACACTCTCATAAATGGCCTCTGTACGAGCGGTCGTATGTCTGAAGTTAGCAACATGTTGCGTAAATTTATGGATGAAGGGTTCACTCCTACTTCTATGacttttaatagtattataAATGGCTACATAAAGGCGGGTATGATGAGCTCGGCTTTGTCAACTTACCAGCAAATGCTTAAGAATGGTACATCACCCACTATAATTACGTACACTAGCTTCATTCATGGTTATTGTAAAAACTATTGCAGTGATCTTGCTGTGAAAATGCTGAATGAGGTTAAAAGGAAGGGCCTTGGATTAGATATTGCTGCATATAACGCGCTCATTGTCGCTTTCTCTAAAGAAGGAAACATGAGTGGTGCTCGTAAGCTGTTTGATGATTTGCTCAAAGCTGGCTTAAAGCCAAACGCTGCTATTTATAACAGTCTAATTACTGGGTATAAAAATCTGTATAAGATGGAAAGTGCTATTGAATTACATGAACAGATGGTTGAAGAAGGCATTTCTTGCGACTTAGCCACGTACACAACCTTAATTGATGGATTGCTGAAAGTGGGTAATGTAAACTTTGCTTTAGAACTCTATTCTGACATGGTTGCAAAGGGAATTTTTCCGGATGATGTTACTTTCACGGCATTGACACATGGTTTTTTCCGCAACGGAGACATAGAGAGAGCTCAGAAAATTTTGGATGACATGGAGGAGAAAGATGTGCGCCctaatgtaattatatataatatgctgATAAATGGGTACTTCAGGGAAGGGAAGCTACAAGAGGCCTTTCGGCTGCACGATAAAATGCTCGAAAGAGGAATTGTACCTGACGGTACGACATATGATATTCTTGTGACTAAGAAGTTTTCAAGGGACATCTCTCATCAAGCAAGTTAAATGTCTTCAATTGGAAAGTTCCAACATCCACTACACTTTTCGCAAAATATCCATTTTGGGAGCTCATTTTGATTATTCTGCAGCGGCCAGCAAAGGTAAGAAATTAGTTTAAACAAAGTTATTCTGGAGTCGATATTATACCAAACTAATTTAGACTACAGAACCATTTTTCCAAACTAGTTTTGGCAAAACAAGTAACAAATATCCACAACCCACTTCAGAGCATTGAAACTATAGTGACGAAGATAAACCTAGATGCGGGACCTTCATTGTTAAATTGAATACTGAGCTCCTAATCGAAAATAAACCGAGAAAAATATACCATGGAAGTATTTTGTCGGATTGATGAGAAAAACTGATTTGTTTTTTAGGGTTAACATGTTACAGGAGCATCTACTGTAGGAGCGTTCATCCAGGGGAATTTGAAGGAGATGGTGTTAGGTGGTTGATGGTTATCAGATGTTAATACAAATGATGCATGATGCTTCTGAGCGGATATAAATCTTTTACTCGGCTATATTCTGCATGAGTTCAAAGACATTTTTTACATGCATGTAAAATACTTGGGAATGTTAATATAGGATGCACACTTAATAGATGGTTTATATGCATGCTTGAACATTGCTCTcactatttaatttaagttttgtgAAATTGGAAAAATGCGAAATGTTAGTTGATCTTTAACATTGCCTATATATCCGTAATTGATCTCTTGCATCACTTGAATGTATAGGATAGGTCATGTAATGCTTAACGAAGAGATTCAAGAAGATAACATCAATGTCCGAGGCCTAAGCGAGACGAACAACTCATATTCGGTTGCAACGTCGTGAGTACTACTAACCATCTCTATTTTTAATGCTGCATTGAGCTCTTAGCAAAGTTTCCTGTTCATCTTTGTTGCTGTAaatgtatgtacatatacataccGATAAGAAATGTTCTGTATTCCAATCTGCCCTTCATTGCAGATAAATGCTTGTAGAAGGCCTAGAAAATGGTGCGTCAAAAGCAAGGCTGCTGCTTTCAATTTGTTATTGCCTGTTTAAGCTGGTTTCTGAAGCAGTTTTTATACTCGAGAAGCAGAAGCTAAGCTTTATTCTAGAGATTTTAGCTGGAGCAAAACGGCGGAATGATATGTTAAAAGCCCCAAAAGGAGCAGCTCTAATTCGAATTGTAGCGTAAAGCTGCTGAGGAGAATTTAGTGGAAAAATAACTAAACTACATATTCTAGCGGCTCTATCCAAACATagtacttttgcaaaagctccaACTTCTATGACAATCTGACGATCCCTGAGAAGATTTTCTCTGTTTTGTTTAGTATTTGTACCAAATAAATCCAATTAAGAGGTGATACAAAAAATCCAATAAAGGGGAATATGGTAAATGGCACATTAAATAAGTGTCAAAGAAAACTTATGCAAGATGTTCCTATTTGATTTGGTGTTATCATTCATTTGAGGAATAATCTGCCTTGCAATTTAGCCTACATCTCGTTCCAGTTTCATTGAAGGAGATCTCGCATATTTAGTTTCGGTGCAAGCatacttatctaaactatgtaTCATTTTGAGACAAGTAttcagttttttaaaattttaattttattacctaatttttcaatttgtttgatttgactcAAGCAgcaatattttgatttcaaaatttacactaattacttcaataaatttataattacaagaattgcatgaaatatactaaacctaaaaaaataaacaatgcattaaattttaaagttagtgttagattttgaaaagttgaaaaGCCACTTCAAGCCATTTCAAAATGATTCGTAATTCAGGTACTGTAAGTTCAGTACGTTTCTACCTATAGTTTTCAATCAGTTATGCACAATGCAACTTAAATATACAACACATCAACCTAAAATGTTAGAAGTATGGCGAAGTTCAAAATTGAAACTCATAATTGTCTTATATGCTAGAAATTGTGAGATGGCTAAAGAGCGAGTTTCCCGTAAATGCTAGATGATTCAACAGACGACACACTGCAGGAATTTAAAATGCATAAGCCCAAGCGCAGCAGAAATGCAACTTCGATCCAGAAACAAACAGAACATAGCAGAAATTTGCGTTCCGCTGGCCGCAACCCCGAACAAAGCATCGAGTTCAAAGTCTGGGTACATATTTTCATccgaagaaggaaaagaaagatagCCATACATAGTTGGATTCATCGGTAGCCTAACATAAGATTTCGTCTTCTTAACAGGAGGGATTACCTAACTCGAATATCAGCAGatcagagagagaaagagaaagcaaaCAAATCTTGGGGATCAAACCACATAAACCGCGCATAACATTTGacattttaaaagaaatttgatCTATTTCGCCCAATGAAAATTGACAGGAAGAGCAGAAGCTCTCcatcagaaaagaaaagaaccgatatatatatatatatatatatatatatatatatatatatatatatatatatatatatatatatatatatgactcttAGAAAACCTTACTATGCTGCAGACTAGAAGTAGGTGATGAACATCTAATCGAATATATCGTCTTCGTCATCAGGAAGAGGTTGAGCAGCGGCTGCCGCAAGTTCCGCCTCATGCCTGCaaaaaatttttagttatttGCGATTAGAACAAGCAGAGTAATACAACTGTTATTAAAATATCGTAATTCTTATAGTAGAAACAAAATAATTGCTAGAGCAACAGAGAAAAGAGAACTCGGGAAAGAAAACTCACTGTTGCTGAGCAGCCAAATCGATTTGCACCTCGGGAGGAGCGAGAGCAGGGGATTCGACAAAGTGAAGGCTCGGATCACTGAAAACATATTTGATATGTTAAACTAACcctcgaagaaaaaaaaatggattgCATCCAAAACTCTAACAGGAAAAACAAATTGTATATTGCTCGTTACCCAGCAAGTTTTCTGGCAAGATAAAGGAAGGGCTTCTCAAAGTTGTAATTGCTCTTCGCAGAGATCTCGTAGTATTGCAGGTTCTTCTTCCTGTGGAAGGTGACTTGTTTCGCTTTCACCTGCCTGTTCTTCACATCAACCTTGTTTCCACAAAGCACAATAGGGATGTTCTCGCAAACCCTAATTCAAGAAATAcacaaaagaagcttcaataaAGCTAATGGAAATACTCTTTTTCCAAGATGAAATTGCCCCATACTAAAATACCTGCACAAATCCCGATGCCATGTCGGGACGTTCTTGTACGTCAACCTCGCAGTTACGTCAAACATGATGATAGCACACTGACCGTGAATACTGCATAAAATTAGAGCAATAGTCAATATAAGGAATAGAGCAATAAGTATAATCGTCACATTCTGGACCTCAGAAAAAGCACTAGTTAACTAATTTACATAAGTAATCGGCAGTTCTTTCCCAGGGGTAGTTACCAAACACTAGGTAAAGTTCAAATACAGTCCTACAAAAACGCTGTAGTAGCCCAGGTTTTGCCAATTACAAAAATATGGACAAACATTGTTGCTCCCAAGTTCCTATCTAATGTGAGCAAATAAGACTAATTTCAAGAAAAGTGAAAATACTTGATATGTTAACTACCACTAACAAATACACGGtatacttctatttttttttcgttcctaGGTTGCAGCACattgaagaaaaacaaaagatcaAGTGCTAAACAAGCTTAACACCATCTTTCCATCAATCTCGTGCAACTACGATCTAAAGTGAACAATGCAAATGAAGATCACTGATGCTTAATTAACATTTCGTAGCTCTAACACCAGATATAATAAAAGATGCCACAGTTCGCATAATACCAATTTGCACCATGTATTAAAGTACAAATAGAGAATGTCTACAGATAGAGAAGATAATGGAAAGATCAAGAAGGCCATCTCCATTCTAAACTTACAACTGCAAGTCACTTGTTAGCTAAAGCAACTAAAGTGACATAAGCGTAGAATCCATGCTCGTTAAAACAAACGCAGAGCAATACTCATCAAGGGCGAAAGAAAATGAGACTTATGTGCAACTTCAGAGAAAATCCCCCTTATTTATCATATTAGTATACTAAAGCAATGGTCAGAATGTAGTAAAACTTACTAGTATCCATCCCTAAGACCACCAAACTTCTCCTGGCCAGCCGTGTCCCAGCAGTAGAACCGAATCTTCCCACAATTAGTGAAGAAATCCAATGGATGAACTTCAACTCCAATAGTAGCTGCAATATAACTTCTTATTCTTAGAAACACTATGCCATATACATCCTAAATCCTTGAGCAAAGAGAAAGTAAACGCTAAAAATATAATGCTATATGATACTTACGCTCGTACTTCTTCTCGAATTCACCGGTGAGATGCCTCTTAACAAATGTGGTTTTGCCTACAGATTTAAAATCTCACAAGATTAAAAAGCCACGATTTTTTACATAATAAACACACGAAATACCACTCTTTTGATGCAAGATCTTGCCAGCGTAGTCAATATTACTCATGAAACACTGCAAATTATCAGCTCAATACTTTttgccaccgtttggttcggggttaagaaaaagtagctattccagggatagggttaagttcagggttaaaatggtgttaaaatttttttgtgtttggttggaggttggagttagtctaggatagtgaaaaaaagtgtttggttggagtaggtgggataagaagataataattgataaagaagaaaaaggtcagagctcgggatgcgtgcggggttaaagttgagagggagagtggggttaatgattgataaagaagaaaaaggtgagggctcggaatgcgtgcggggttaaagttgggagggggagtggggttagtaaaccccactaacccggtttggggtggggtttactaaccccaccccaaaagagtggtgtttgggtataaattgggggttaaggggttattccaccccttaacccccaaccaaacggtggctttAGATACCGTTTTAACAGTACAATGCCaatataaattacataaatttgcACAATGTAACAAGTATCAATTTTTAGTGTTTCTTACGCTTAGAACATCCAACATAGGATTacgaaaaattaaattaaaaaaaattccagcTATAAGAAGTATATTCTTATAATTACCAAGTAGTTATAGAGACGAAATTACCAAGTAATTAGCTACAAAACCAAAACTCATCAGGAAGTCTCTCGAGAGGCACACAGCTCGTTTTCAACAAAACCAGTAACAAAATTCCCAAATGAAACCACATCAAAAACCCTAGCCTTTCAACAAGGAATCgataaaaatccaatcttttacACAAAAAATAGGAGAAAAACACAAAAATTCTAGAGATGATTACCGGTTCCACCATCACCGACGAGCACGAGCTTGAAGCTAGGGTAATCGACGGTTTGCTGATTCGGCAACGCctgcaaaagagagagagagagagagagagagagagagagagagagagagagagcaagggaAACGAATTATCAAAGCGGGAatcaaaaccccaaaaccctaaaacatCAAAACCCTAATCTTCGATCGAACGGGGCGAGCGAGCTTTACCATGGAAACCCTAATAAGCGTCGGCGACGAAGAGGAA
Coding sequences:
- the LOC109720560 gene encoding pentatricopeptide repeat-containing protein At3g54980, mitochondrial-like translates to MRPLRSSPKLHPWRPPLLPIPIFLRSFSNSDKNIPKPQSPSPLSPIQKLANAFSPKPIPNQEHLIDFLIANQRNPQKALRYFDRIHLRCTLLQIDALCVLVHILARSGMVSRSQKLLHRAISGDSSPNPCLMVDRMVAASKWCDFDAISFNYLIVSYARAGRIENAIEAFRRTLENGILVDVKARNDLLKALLSSNSSTVVREFYREMEGNGLELDVRAFDIMMNACLKDGNPDESEVYFKEMVDRGLKPDLLTYTTIIRSVCKKPDSMKACELLKNMKEYGLIPSKFVYDLVIGACVKGGNISEALDIKDEMIANGFAMNLVVATSLLQGYCSQGDLTSALNLFSNIVEDGITPNNYTYSVLIECCYKIGNTNKAHELYCEMRQKYILPSVFTLNLVIKCFLKDNKWKEALDLFDEAVELGVPNVLTYNILLNWFSQAGRVKEARELWDRMDEMGVKPSVASYNSMLLGHCKQGDMDLAATLYTEMSKRGLNPNVVTFTTLMDGYIRSKDFDKAHDLVETMRNLGITCNEYTFNTLINGLCTSGRMSEVSNMLRKFMDEGFTPTSMTFNSIINGYIKAGMMSSALSTYQQMLKNGTSPTIITYTSFIHGYCKNYCSDLAVKMLNEVKRKGLGLDIAAYNALIVAFSKEGNMSGARKLFDDLLKAGLKPNAAIYNSLITGYKNLYKMESAIELHEQMVEEGISCDLATYTTLIDGLLKVGNVNFALELYSDMVAKGIFPDDVTFTALTHGFFRNGDIERAQKILDDMEEKDVRPNVIIYNMLINGYFREGKLQEAFRLHDKMLERGIVPDGTTYDILVTKKFSRDISHQAS
- the LOC109720596 gene encoding GTP-binding nuclear protein Ran-3, with protein sequence MALPNQQTVDYPSFKLVLVGDGGTGKTTFVKRHLTGEFEKKYEPTIGVEVHPLDFFTNCGKIRFYCWDTAGQEKFGGLRDGYYIHGQCAIIMFDVTARLTYKNVPTWHRDLCRVCENIPIVLCGNKVDVKNRQVKAKQVTFHRKKNLQYYEISAKSNYNFEKPFLYLARKLAGDPSLHFVESPALAPPEVQIDLAAQQQHEAELAAAAAQPLPDDEDDIFD